The Cryptomeria japonica chromosome 2, Sugi_1.0, whole genome shotgun sequence region gcatgtaccaacccacacatgcactagttcaaaacttcatcaACAAGTAatttggacttttaattcacttatttttcgtgagataaacatctttttttaatatatttataaaattataatcaaccataatcaatgtacaaataattaatggaatgaactagatttttatatatatattaaataaagagaaagaagcattacataaaaaagatcacagtattaaatttatttccattgtttaacaaaatattgaaataccatagctcatagacaaaaatcatttgcaaaactatcattaataaaatgaaatagaaagcatttttatatccataagaggccaactgaaacgaactggaatttgcaaaattatcattaatatttatgttttggaaatttacaattttaacatgtttgagacttgagtccctcaaaaaatttaaagcTAAAACAAGTGAGCCACTGAGCCTATAAGGTTCAGGTTACGAGGACATAgccaaaaaaaaaactactagggggtcaggGCTAGGGCACAAGTAGTGGATGGTCTACCCTAAGAATATGcccctccctccatgtagaattcttcagacagcataagttgagagaattcttcaagccaactatAGTTTGGAAAGCCATCCAAGAGAAACCATTTCCgaagaaagtccctaccaatccgcgTCCATTTCCTATGATGCGTCAACTGCTCTGCATTCAGATTCAAAATAAATGGTTGTCTAGCCACTGGCACTATTcggtcaaggaggagaagctttcttaattcactcgcccaagggatccctacccctacttctacaaggatgACAATAGTAACATCATCtctaaggaagtcttccttaaaaaccttccttatcaacatcagcatatccaccttgtctcctccaaggTCTAGAAGAGATACCAAGAACCaagatgtaatgtccgtgttaacacagTATCTATTTCTGTTACGTAGAAAGTCTCTACCCAGcaccatcctcacagcctcattggtgaacatcccaacctccttgcagactgattggagggttaggTCTTTAaaggagcccaaaaaggccctctagtCATtcgtagaaatgcttctcaagtggataggagtgtccatcttgacaaatcagattaccaaattaaacaacctgagcctatagacctCAACCAGAAGCAGAATTTAAATACCGCGAGCTCTaacaatttatctaccaaatggcaaaggctaattgaagatgaaagaagtagagatcataTATAAAAAGTttaagctcttgattgtaataataccTTCTCTAACCAtgttaatttctttaaatttttttaaatctttcgtacatctctgcaaatctttcccataaatgcactactgtgtgaaattggaaacaattATAAACCCGTACCAAGTTGCCAAGTACCACATtagaagtcgtggggacagagtggattgcaattagtgactagacatatattaaatgaccaacattattgatcatgaaatttgatatgtatctattgaatccaattccattctggacACTTTTTGGTgaactatgttctcttcagaaaattgggccaaaataaaactacagccattgatctacgatcatcgaacggttttaaatcattgatggattttaggtacgtgtcacccttcacgtgtcaaagagtcTGCACTTTTTGATACATCATGCAGGgtccagactcaatgtgatgtgatgtgccttgtctattaatggtaatgaattcatgaaatcaccaataaaatatataattttctataaataacaaaatattagccaaacaaattaaataattttcaagcagtggataaaaatctccaatacatttaaataattttttccttCGGACTAGAAATTtccgcccatacaattatatatttgttcctttaaacgaaaaattatttgcctcctacaatatatattttccccacataACAAGGTATTATTCACTAGAATTtaatggaattttcgtaccctagaaaaaaattgccaatacaaaataattttttttcctattttgaaaaaaaaattcaccacCAATATGAAAgtttccccccaaaaataatgtctaatTCGCCAAGAGTTTACACTTttgcccggggggtggtttcttaaagttatccctggctACCACAACCAACAACCTTCATGGTTTAAATAAAGAGAAAAACTAGAACATCAAATGACATGACaataaattgaaagaaaaaaatgagaaactTTAACCTCTTTAAGAAAAAGAATGTCTAAATTTGGAAATAAAATTCGCATATCTTGAACAAATTATATTTTATGGAGTTTTGTGAGATAACCCATAAGAATGAAATTTCCAATCCATTTATAGGCTTCTCAAAAAAATTGAGTGGCAACACAATATGTGGAGGTGGATTAGAGGACTTACCTCATGAAACACCTTAGGATGAATTTCCTTGGTCATTAGGTAGGGGAGCCATTGGATGACACCATTAAGCTTtaaacaccatcaacaacaactatGGAGGAATGGGAAGGTGATTCCATTTAAAAGGGACAATAGGAAAGACCCCTTTTCCTAGCAAATTCAAAGGACCTAcaaaaaaatgcaaacaaaaactAGAAGATTCCTTAAAAAATTGTGATGTGACATgcacaaaaaatctaaaaaaatagaaaaaccatAGTAGAGATTAGTTTTGATGCTTCACCTTGGAAGGTAAATTTTAACAATAAGATGGTCGCTTGTTATGCCAAAATTTGAATGAGATGTACAAAATAGATTTATGTGCAAGTGCCAAAGCTCTTCAACATCTACATTTAGAAtgcaaaagagaaaagagaaatttTACTTTCATAACAAAGACTATAATTATATTGATAGTCTCTATAAAGGACATCTCATATTCTTCATTGTCATTTGTCTTTATTTAACtactataatattttatttttgttttatgtcAACAACATTTCTTCCTCTTTAAAATGagtaataaaatcataaaacatacctaaattaaatatatatgtaaaggGGGTAATAAGCCATAGGACATCTAGAGACTTAGTTACACCTAATAAACATAAATATAATGCCCACTCATATTACTGCCACATGCAATTACAAGTGCCATGCATATATTTTTCATGCTCTTCAAAAAGGCAAGGTTCATACAAGTGACATGACAACCaaggtaatatttatttattttccatccTTAAATTAGTTGTTATATTGAGAAGAAACTAGCCAACCTATACCATAAATCAATACAATCAATTGTGCAAAAAATATGTAGGTGCCAGATTCAATATAAATATGTCATTATATCTACAAATATATGGAGAATTATTACTATCCATTAATAAGTTCAACTCTATAATCTATCAATCTGAACATGAATTATTAAACAATTTTTTTGTTACCTTGGTGGTCTTCCCATTAATAGGCAAATTGAGTAGAATGAGTAAGCTTAAATAAAAATTCTTCTCTTAAGACTAACCATTGGATTAGCAATTTTTGATCAACAACTTcatttatatttcttttttttcactAGGTGTATTATTGGGCTATTCTATAAACATGGAATCTACATATAGGACTAGGCAACAATATTGTAGATGTGTAATATTTTATACAAAGGTTATAGTTTCATTTCATGAAACACTTTTAATTGGGTAGAACTTTTAAAGAATAAAGAGTAGAgatgaaactaaaaaaaaatataagaattGCTAGAGACCTAAAATTGCcttttaattagataaatattttaatttattcaattaatttattagcctttttctctattaattaaataaatattttaatttattcaattaattcactaAAACTTGTCTttctatttaaaataaatatttattatttatttaatctcatCCATCTTtgtcaatttaaataaatattttatttatttaatatatgtgacctcttcctctattaataaataaatattttttatttaattaattaatttattatcctcctttttttaatttaaataaatagttattatttatttaatggtcccttccttctttttcaatttgaataaataatttatttatttaatttgtatgATAtttttctattgattaaataaatattatttatttatttaattaatgcatttaGCATTTTGTTCTTATCCATATGTCAACACATATTTCTAAATACCTACTCcttaatcctagccatccattttaaTTTAACCTTTTAATCCTGTTCATTCTTATCTTTTATCTTTCCACCTATTAATCTTCTCCCTTAAtctttacctacccttttatcCTATTTGTCACATTCACCTATGTGATCATGGCCCTTCATTTATCCTTTTTGCctcttaatctcaaccatccatttcttagATGAACTCTATAAAAGgagtctctccctctcattctaTCATATCAACTCATCGAGCAATCAAGCATTTGGAGTATACTTACATTTTAGATTTTATCTTTACATCATAGCTcaacatcatcacaaccacatccattcccCATTGAGCTCTTATGCaagcataaaaatctgagagcaacataTATGCAGGTAtcatttggtttattttatgatttggcatgtttgttggttcttcattgatgttttattgaatttcattgtagatctagggtttGGAATAATAGGAGTTCAAATTTAACATACATAGTAGttttaaattcatttaaaaaatattgaACATTGGTTTACCATGTGTACTTAATGCCCAAGTTAATCATCCCAGTTTTTTCTTGCCTTGATTTAACACTATTTTCTTGAATTCTATTATCATGCttacaatttttttgttgtgttgttcttAACTTAATATATTGCATGAGTTGAAAATTTAGCCAAATGtccaatttttatcttttttttaattttatgaaaaggaaaatagaaggaAATAGATGACTACACTAAAATGTTACATCAACATTATTTACTACTGAATATAttaatcatttttttattattcaatgTTAATCAAACTATTTGTTTCTATTTGATGTGTATTCTGTAAATACAACTTATTGAACCAAAATTACTCAAACATCTCAGAATAGTGTTTGGTTTACTCGTGTACATTATTATCACATTTAGAAATCATTTATGGGGAATTGCTTATGGCCAGTGGCTTATACTCCCAATTTATTTTCGCCTTAACATGTTTATATGTCATGATAATGTGTTTGTTAACTATACTTATGACATCTACAGAAAATGAATCTTGGAAAATCCTATTGAGGATATCAGAAGTCGGTGGCAGTAGACTTGGCTTATCGGCCTTTCTGTTGCAAGTTTCAATTTGATAGTTTAAGTAAAAACAGGGCTCTCAGCTGACTGAGAAAGGCCATTTGTTGTAGAGAATTTTGTCATTTTATTCAACCAGCAGATATAGAAAGAGTGGGAAGGCAAATGGAAGGAAAGAGAAAGGAGAAAGCCATCGGCATTGATCTGGGAACAACTTATAGCTGCGTGGGAGTATGGCAGAATGAGAGAGTGGAAATCATTGTTAATGACCAAGGAAATAGAACTACTCCTTCTATGGTTGCTTTCACAGCCGAAGAGAGATTTGTCGGAGACGCTGCCAAGTTTCAaatttcctctaatcctcttaacaCCGTCTTCAATGTGAAAAGACTCATTGGTAGGCAATTTACTGATTCTTCTGTGCAGGCCGACTTGAAACTGTGGCCTTTCACAGTTGTTTCACAGAAAAATGACAAGCCAATGATTGAAGTGAATTACAAGGGTCAGAAGAAACTGTTTGCGCCTGAGGAAATCTCATCCATGgctttaatgaaaatgaaaactaCAGCTGAACAGTATCTAGAAAgtgaggtgaaaaatgcagttatTACGGTGCCTGCCTACTTCAGTGACTCCCAAAGGAAGATGACTAAAGACGCTGGCCGGATTGCAGGTCTAAATGTAATGCGGATCATCAATGAGCCGACTGCTGCAGCCATGACTTACGGCTTTGGTAGAgctgaggaagagaagaaacatatTCTGGTGTTTGACCTTGGTGGAGGTACTTTTGATGTTTCTATTGTTGTAGTTCAAAAAggcaaatttgaggtgaaagcagTTGGGGGAGAGGCACATTTGGGAGGTGAAGATTTTGACAATAGGATGCTCGACTACTGTGCCCAACACTTCAACAAgttgtacaaaacaaatttatgTGTGAATGCCAAAGCTCTTCGGCGACTGCGTTCAGAGTGTGAGAGGGCAAAGAGAAATTTGTCCTCAGTGGTAGAGACTGTAATTGATATTGACGGGCTCTACGAAGGATATGATTTTTTCTTGAAGATCAGGAGAGCAAAGTTTGAAGAGCTCAACTTTGATTTATTTGAGAAGTGCATGGAAGTTGTGAAGAGATGCGTGGCAGATGCCAAGTTAAGTAAGAGCCAAATTGAAGATATTATATTAGTAGGGGGTTCCTCAAGAATACCAAAGGTGCAGGAAATGGTCAGAGATTTCTTCGATGGGAAGGAGCTCTGCGGAGCTGTAAATCCGGACGAAGCAGTAGCTTATGGTGCTGCACTTCAGGCAGCTGTGCTCAACAAGGAGGACGTTCACATTGTCATGGAGGATGTCACGCCTTTGAGTCTTGGAATTGAAGTTGATGATGGTGTGATGAGGGTAGTTGTTCCGCGAAATACTCCGCTTCCCACTCGGAAAGAGACATCCGTCACTACAGCATATGACGATATGACAGCCGTACGCTTTCGAGTTTTCGAAGGTGAAAGACCTTTGGTTGCAGACAACAATTTTCTAGGAAAATTTGTATTGAGAGGGATTCCCGCTGCCCCGGCTGGAGTGCCAATTATTAAAGTTTGCTTTGAAGTGGATGCAGATGGAATTCTGAACGTTTCTGTCCACGACAGAATAAGTGGAGCAAGAAATGCGATTACCATTAGTAATGAAGGTGGGAGACTAAACACTCAAGAGATTGATAAAATGATAGCGGACGCAGAAAAATTTCGCAGGGAGGACGAAGAAGCGAGGAAAAAGCAGGTTGCCAAATACGCCCTTGAATGTTACGTGTCCAACATGAAAAAGAGGGCAATGAAAGAAAAGAGTGAAGGCTCTATGGACGCTGATGTTGCAGAAGATCTTATATCAACTATCATTGCAGTTGAGGAATGGTTAAAGGACGACACTGTGACAGTGGTTGAACTGCAAGACAAATTGAAAGAATTGGAATTGAAATGCCTGTGTTTATCTTCCCCCAAGCGGTTTAAGTTTATTAAATAAGAGAAATGAAAATTATTGAACTCAACTAGTAGGATAATAGTACAAACGATAGAACTCTTTTTGTAATTTTGATGTAAGAAAAACCAGGTCCATGATCTCTCTAATCTGCGCCAGTAGATACGATATTTCCTCTTGGTTTTCCTTAACGCAATTTGATGTTAAAGCAATATCTCTATAgattataataattatatatttattgcaGTTATCTTGTTCCTTATCTTGTGCATAAATTAGTCTGGAATGTGGATGAGTTATGTGCGGTTTCTAATTTCTATTTTTAATAAAACAGTATGAATAAGATTTTGCCAAATTTTAAGGCTAAGTTTTTATGGAGAAAAAAATAGAATTGAACGAATTCATTCTTATCTTGAATTATTGATGCAAGAAGAAAAGAAAATCTCTCCTGCAACAACTCACAAATTTTCATACAGCAGAGACTCTCTGCTCTTACTTAAAACTTTCATACAAAATTAGATTGCAACATACAGAACATATTT contains the following coding sequences:
- the LOC131859402 gene encoding heat shock 70 kDa protein 18-like, with the protein product MGTTYSCVGVWQNDRVEIIVNDQGNRTTPSMVAFTAEERFVGDAAKFQISSNPLNTVFDVKRLIGRQFTDSSVQADMKLWPFTVVSQKNDKPMIEVNYKGQKKLFAPEEISSMVLMKMKTTAEQYLESEVKNAVITVPAYFSDSQRKMTKDAGRIAGLNVMRIINEPTAAAMTYGFGRAEEEKKHILVFDLGGGTFDVSIVVVQKGKFEVKAVGGEAHLGGEDFDNRMLDYCAQHFSKLYKTNLCVNAKALRRLRSECERAKRNLSSVVETVIDIDGLYEGYDFFLKIRRAKFEELNFDLFEKCMEVVKRCVADAKLSKSQIEDIILVGGSSRIPKVQEMVRDFFDGKELCRAVNPDEAVAYGAALQAAVLNKEDKKGTHDVCILMCEGLDVKAIGIDLGTTYSCVGVWQNERVEIIVNDQGNRTTPSMVAFTAEERFVGDAAKFQISSNPLNTVFNVKRLIGRQFTDSSVQADLKLWPFTVVSQKNDKPMIEVNYKGQKKLFAPEEISSMALMKMKTTAEQYLESEVKNAVITVPAYFSDSQRKMTKDAGRIAGLNVMRIINEPTAAAMTYGFGRAEEEKKHILVFDLGGGTFDVSIVVVQKGKFEVKAVGGEAHLGGEDFDNRMLDYCAQHFNKLYKTNLCVNAKALRRLRSECERAKRNLSSVVETVIDIDGLYEGYDFFLKIRRAKFEELNFDLFEKCMEVVKRCVADAKLSKSQIEDIILVGGSSRIPKVQEMVRDFFDGKELCGAVNPDEAVAYGAALQAAVLNKEDVHIVMEDVTPLSLGIEVDDGVMRVVVPRNTPLPTRKETSVTTAYDDMTAVRFRVFEGERPLVADNNFLGKFVLRGIPAAPAGVPIIKVCFEVDADGILNVSVHDRISGARNAITISNEGGRLNTQEIDKMIADAEKFRREDEEARKKQVAKYALECYVSNMKKRAMKEKSEGSMDADVAEDLISTIIAVEEWLKDDTVTVVELQDKLKELELKCLCLSSPKRFKFIK